The following are encoded together in the Penicillium digitatum chromosome 3, complete sequence genome:
- a CDS encoding mitochondrial 37S ribosomal protein mS29, whose amino-acid sequence MASSWCWNCLSRLRPTPRALLPPSATPRISSAPFHSTAVHYAQPAKKKGNSLTVVKHRQSTSLRRKKKKVADRGGRPPAVGERKALRKRIVLSNPNALEVEGMLELSPETMVDSRLRGTVLGLPVPMIDQLRAVQAFKPKQGWSIFRRPGTVLRRDTIEMGRLFEKISGEGDDAQKGKVVKKIVTGMKGSGKTVHLLQAMAMGFLKKWAVVTIPDARELVSGDTAYAAIEGSNPLQYVQPSATSALLTRTVEANRELLASLKVSQNHPALKTLKPSSTLEDLAKLGFNDPAVSWRVFQALWAELTATAPAAGLEKDFKPRPPMLVTVDGLAHWMTESAYRSAEYKPIHAHDLAFVHHFLSLLKEGDSLKNGGLLLYATSSSNSPSPAALKIALERLAARQAGISASSPEYPQLPAYSDADPRVLELLKPVEKAVSPLELQTLGGLTRDEARGFMEYFARSGLLREIVNDQWVSEKWSLSGGGIIGELEKFGRRVRANAAVSK is encoded by the exons ATGGCCTCCTCGTGGTGCTGGAACTGCCTCTCAAGGCTTCGTCCGACACCGCGAGCACTCCTCCCGCCGTCCGCAACGCCCCGGATTTCCAGCGCCCCCTTCCACTCCACCGCCGTGCACTATGCCCAGCcggccaagaagaagggaaACAGCTTGACTGTCGTGAAGCACAGACAGTCAACCAGCTtgagaaggaagaagaagaaggttgCTGATCGCGGCGGCCGTCCCCCGGCCGTGGGTGAGCGCAAGGCTTTGCGGAAACGCATTGTCCTGAGCAACCCCAATGCCCTCGAAGTTGAAGGCATGCTAGAGCTGTCCCCGGAGACTATGGTTGATTCCCGTCTCCGTGGTACTGTTCTAGGGTTGCCTGTACCGATGATCGATCAATTGAGAGCAGTGCAAGCCTTCAAGCCCAAACAGGGCTGGTCGATATTCCGTCGACCTGGAACGGTCCTCCGACGTGATACCATTGAGATGGGACGTTTGTTTGAGAAGATCTCTGGGGAGGGTGATGATGCTCAGAAGGGCAAAGTGGTCAAGAAAATTGTCACTGGCATGAAGGGGTCTGGTAAGACCGTGCACCTCCTGCAGGCCATGGCCATGGGCTTCTTGAAGAAGTGGGCTGTAGTCACTATTCCCGATG CCCGAGAGCTTGTGTCCGGAGACACCGCCTACGCCGCTATCGAAGGTAGCAACCCCCTGCAGTATGTTCAGCCCAGTGCGACCTCAGCTCTATTGACTCGCACCGTCGAGGCCAACCGTGAGCTCCTGGCTAGCCTGAAGGTCTCCCAGAACCACCCGGCTCTGAAAACGCTGAAGCCTTCCTCGACCCTCGAAGATCTCGCCAAGCTTGGCTTCAATGATCCTGCTGTCTCATGGCGCGTCTTCCAGGCTCTCTGGGCCGAGCTTACTGCTACTGCCCCTGCCGCAGGATTGGAGAAGGACTTCAAACCCCGTCCTCCTATGCTTGTTACCGTGGATGGTCTGGCCCACTGGATGACGGAGAGTGCCTACCGCTCCGCCGAATATAAGCCAATTCACGCCCATGATCTTGCCTTCGTCCACCACTTCCTCTCCTTGCTGAAGGAAGGCGATTCCCTGAAGAACGGCGGTCTCCTCCTTTACGCCACCTCATCCTCGAACAGCCCTAGCCCCGCGGCTCTCAAGATTGCCCTGGAGCGCCTCGCCGCCCGCCAGGCCGGTATCAGCGCCTCCTCGCCGGAATACCCGCAACTACCAGCCTACAGCGATGCCGACCCTCGCGTTCTGGAGCTGCTTAAGCCTGTAGAGAAGGCTGTTAGCCCCCTCGAGTTGCAGACGCTGGGCGGTCTCACTCGCGACGAGGCTCGTGGTTTTATGGAGTACTTTGCTCGTAGCGGCCTGCTGCGTGAGATCGTCAACGATCAGTGGGTGAGCGAGAAGTGGAGCTTGTCTGGCGGCGGTATCATCGGCGAGCTGGAAAAGTTCGGCCGTCGTGTTCGCGCCAACGCTGCCGTCTCGAAATAA
- a CDS encoding Tetratricopeptide-like helical, protein MDPRQRLYEVYPGGDIINPPPFPKRPDIFKQAPLAPALTEDDAFLARRFWEQPDESLGRAWKAHDNRPYTRATEEEESVMHVLAHNVYEHLMSNPLLPVSRENARARFTAEGLDETYNGVQGLDAMEQKVFIHGLNVRDPDLWTKDALTEELASRGLSTDGRKKDLQRRLWEYECDERFGISRQSNLSHWGIHPARIVITYWAILISPFGDAYRGELLCEVLTTTNLRNKRPGMYTRVWDAIQQHLMIELKIKGVSMTREVLQMRKANGINYFIPTLRNALHSITSLSLAALNCWDDFEDHMQGQLQRPLPYRDVSVPKKRMTVSAPVKAEIKHRRENPSALHPSLYGHEWSRGWISGADKYPYDQADVRRESPHFIDALNANVFTVGVQTGKSPKRTCQVQPTLTKDNSFNGLGVFATTNIKAGTLIHYEEPVIRGNLIPNRLLDDEGEGPLHAPRCDNCQTAIDPDEVRHIKENWDFIRNPMLLSQRLHPSNYGAAPLCLAIARETYHFQEFCGLDWGWLHDAMRPNKVTWGGSQYFTHTNERHGTVLSLLLKSVLELTLHRRQEDPNLLAHEINELLVLQAGTDTNEPWKNSWFPFTLAGNIQIPFDILFNLGVDIFSDLSFDTWVIQIVLRKLLVNAVPWEHARRGANLTFTHRDGPKPGLHPRLQSRMRDGNEDLSAMEPSFGNFYLFPGLSMFNHSCRPFENAQWGYDDKVPNRVVIWANKDIKAGEEIRIPYQRYRIADPVGEDLDLNLHAVQLFGKNCECPRCQGRGLVPPVENGKAKSMSGNDATQDDGTFDWTPGPVIISPKQETWGGVLGEDHSELDEYTKEYREIVDDIHDRYCDLDDP, encoded by the exons ATGGACCCGAGGCAACGGTTGTACGAAGTTTACCCCGGGGGAGACATCATCAACCCACCCCCATTTCCAAAGCGGCCAGATATCTTCAAGCAAGCGCCACTAGCCCCAGCGTTGACAGAAGACGACGCATTTCTTGCCCGTCGATTTTGGGAGCAGCCCGATGAATCCCTCGGACGTGCATGGAAGGCACATGACAATCGTCCTTACACacgagcaaccgaagaagaagaatcgGTAATGCATGTGTTGGCTCACAATGTCTATGAGCACCTGATGAGCAATCCACTTCTGCCTGTTTCTCGTGAAAATGCACGAGCTAGATTTACAGCGGAGGGCTTGGACGAGACCTATAACGGCGTGCAGGGCCTAGACGCAATGGAACAAAAAGTGTTTATACACGGCCTCAACGTCAGAGACCCGGATCTTTGGACGAAAGATGCACTTACAGAAGAACTGGCATCGAGGGGTCTAAGCACAGatgggagaaaaaaagaccTACAGCGTCGTCTATGGGAGTACGAATGTGATGAGCGCTTTGGGATCTCGAGACAAAGCAACTTGAGTCACTGGGGTATCCATC CCGCGCGTATTGTCATTACCTACTGGGCCATTTTGATCTCGCCATTTGGAGACGCCTATCGTGGAGAACTTCTCTGTGAAGTACTGACGACGACAAACCTAAGAAACAAGCGGCCCGGGATGTACACCAGGGTTTGGGACGCCATTCAGCAGCATTTGATGATCGAATTGAAAATCAAGGGAGTTTCTATGACAAGGGAGGTTCTGCAAATGAGGAAGGCAAATGGTATCAACTATTTCATTCCCACTCTGAGGAACGCCCTTCACAGCATCACCAGTCTCAGCCTCGCAGCCCTGAATTGTTGGGATGATTTTGAAGACCATATGCAGGGCCAACTTCAAAGGCCCCTGCCATATCGCGATGTGTCAGTTCCAAAAAAACGAATGACAGTGAGCGCCCCTGTGAAAGCCGAGATCAAGCACAGGAGAGAGAATCCCTCGGCGCTCCATCCATCCCTTTATGGACACGAGTGGAGCCGAGGATGGATTTCAGGTGCCGATAAATATCCATATGACCAAGCGGATGTGAGACGTGAATCGCCACATTTTATCGATGCCCTCAATGCAAATGTTTTCACGGTTGGTGTCCAAACTGGGAAGTCCCCGAAACGGACATGCCAGGTGCAACCAACACTCACAAAGGACAATTCCTTCAATGGCCTGGGAGTCTTTGCCACTACAAACATCAAAGCAGGAACCCTGATTCACTATGAGGAACCCGTTATTCGTGGAAATCTCATCCCCAACAGGCTGCTTGATGATGAAGGTGAAGGGCCCCTCCATGCCCCACGATGCGACAATTGCCAAACGGCAATCGACCCGGACGAAGTTCGGCACATCAAAGAAAACTGGGACTTCATTCGTAATCCGATGCTCCTTTCTCAAAGGTTACACCCGTCTAACT ACGGCGCGGCCCCCCTTTGCTTGGCTATTGCGCGTGAAACATACCATTTCCAAGAATTCTGTGGCCTCGATTGGGGCTGGCTGCACGATGCAATGCGACCTAACAAAGTGACGTGGGGAGGATCACAGTATTTCACTCACACCAATGAACGCCACGGGACTGTTCTGAGTCTGCTCCTGAAGAGTGTGCTCGAACTTACGCTCCACCGCCGCCAAGAGGACCCTAATCTTCTCGCGCATGAAATTAACGAACTCCTCGTCCTTCAGGCAGGTACAGACACGAACGAGCCGTGGAAGAACAGCTGGTTCCCTTTTACGCTGGCTGGTAATATCCAAATACCTTTCGATATTCTTTTCAACCTTGGAGTGGACATATTCAGTGACCTCTCATTTGATACTTGGGTTATTCAGATTGTGCTGCGGAAGTTGCTGGTCAATGCTGTTCCCTGGGAGCATGCACGGCGAGGTGCAAATCTAACGTTCACTCACAGAGATGGGCCCAAACCGGGGCTACACCCAAGACTACAAAGTAGAATGAGAGACGGAAACGAAGATCTCTCGGCAATGGAGCCATCCTTTGGGAACTTCTACCTCTTCCCCGGATTAAGCATGTTCAACCATTCCTGTCGCCCTTTTGAGAATGCCCAGTGGGGATACGATGACAAGGTCCCCAACCGCGTAGTCATCTGGGCGAACAAGGACATCAAAGCTGGGGAAGAGATAAGAATTCCGTATCAACGTTATCGGATTGCTGATCCTGTTGGTGAAGACCTCGATCTCAATCTACACGCTGTGCAGCTGTTTGGAAAGAACTGCGAGTGTCCCCGGTGCCAAGGCAGGGGACTTGTACCTCCTGTTGAAAATGGGAAGGCCAAATCCATGTCTGGTAACGATGCTACTCAAGACGATGGGACATTTGACTGGACCCCGGGCCCAGTAATTATTTCCCCAAAGCAGGAAACTTGGGGTGGTGTTCTCGGAGAGGACCACTCCGAACTTGATGAATATACGAAAGAGTATCGGGAGATCGTGGATGATATACACGACCGATACTGCGATCTTGATGACCCATAA
- a CDS encoding mitochondrial ribosomal death-associated protein 3-domain-containing protein: MAKETKLREILYNIEHEPESKALTPRAPDPAAPQPLSIPNKIEPPVESGLIPVATEDEDFDDVRSEYSSGGRPLLAKQAQRDSQFMPRLSTLSSGAESSLPRPLSIMSTDTQKQVLEPLTTNPPRLIYTPFQYTEGPQRGSDNLTFSRPAYQAYSDLRQAAISGRVMSNALAPTSRPRSNTALASPARNEADETFLGLIRHKSVAYSKPAERNSPPLPLLPEALRHGRPRDLVEGLRTMVWTPLDRQSESSWHVTTREELGKFPDDLSYIRRTVNQWEETARARRQQLEQERVARQDESEQHIDDLFNGKEIGYADINTLEEDFRQIEARIQLEEERHEVDDFMTHFFNPLDAGLKNEISALRKSYDSALNQLDRDQQGKGSPSERGSPSVTMKMVNDIHKKLEIRFQKRLELALDCERRRKRAERRPLVVMGDIAGLQKLDGEFDQMERRNILEACKDRDDRANRLMDSFDDAILNGLGINQTLLDEVASKAAQLDTTTLRASGLPHSEMEQILKSAATFAASLRADSEAIIHSAGVADMALNDADYGVSVAEARYANSDPDIFHRLGDEKKKEDEKIQDELNSKLQSIQKGPLQIEATIQRLLLGLHNDTQAAAPIFPVQSSSPTGPSAEVPLPPSLRPSTTSPVLSSSPAPVSQNTSEDLEHIQRLRRALEAAKQRNAARGHH, translated from the coding sequence ATGGCGAAAGAGACCAAGCTCCGGGAGATTCTCTATAATATTGAACATGAGCCTGAAAGTAAAGCACTGACTCCGCGAGCTCCTGATCCTGCTGCTCCCCAACCGCTGTCCATTCCCAACAAAATTGAGCCACCTGTTGAGTCAGGACTGATACCCGTTGCAACAGAGGATGAAGATTTCGATGATGTTCGCAGTGAGTACAGTTCAGGTGGTCGGCCTCTGCTTGCTAAGCAAGCGCAACGGGACTCGCAGTTCATGCCTCGTTTATCAACTCTGTCCTCAGGCGCAGAGTCGAGTCTCCCAAGACCCTTATCAATCATGTCGACAGATACGCAGAAGCAAGTCTTGGAGCCCCTGACTACGAACCCCCCGCGACTCATATACACGCCATTCCAGTATACAGAGGGTCCTCAGCGGGGCTCGGATAACCTCACCTTTTCTCGCCCGGCCTACCAGGCCTATTCTGATCTACGACAAGCGGCTATAAGCGGGCGAGTCATGTCAAACGCACTGGCACCTACATCTCGACCGAGGTCAAACACTGCGCTTGCTTCTCCAGCTCGAAACGAGGCAGATGAAACCTTCCTGGGTTTAATCCGTCATAAGAGCGTCGCTTATTCTAAGCCGGCTGAGCGAAACTCTCCGCCACTTCCATTGCTGCCAGAAGCTCTTCGCCATGGCCGGCCGAGGGACCTTGTGGAAGGACTACGCACCATGGTATGGACACCCTTGGACAGACAGTCGGAAAGCTCCTGGCACGTCACGACTCGAGAAGAACTCGGAAAGTTCCCTGATGATTTGTCGTACATCAGACGGACCGTAAATCAATGGGAAGAAACAGCGCGAGCCAGACGGCAACAGTTGGAACAGGAGCGCGTGGCTCGTCAGGATGAATCCGAGCAGCACATTGATGATCTTTTCAATGGGAAAGAGATCGGGTATGCAGACATCAATACGTTGGAAGAAGACTTTCGGCAAATCGAAGCTCGGATCCAACTAGAGGAGGAACGACACGAAGTAGATGATTTCATGACGCATTTCTTCAACCCCTTGGATGCAGGCCTGAAAAATGAAATCTCGGCGCTTCGCAAATCCTACGACTCTGCTCTCAATCAACTCGACCGTGATCAACAGGGCAAGGGCTCGCCAAGCGAGCGAGGCAGCCCATCCGTGACCATGAAGATGGTCAACGACATTCACAAAAAGCTTGAAATCCGATTTCAGAAACGTCTGGAATTGGCCCTTGACTGTGAGCGACGACGGAAGAGGGCTGAGCGACGACCACTTGTGGTCATGGGTGATATAGCTGGTCTGCAAAAGCTGGACGGCGAATTTGACCAGATGGAACGGCGAAACATTTTAGAAGCATGCAAGGATCGTGATGATCGAGCCAACCGACTCATGGATTCCTTCGACGATGCAATCTTGAATGGGCTAGGCATAAATCAAACCCTCCTTGACGAGGTTGCCTCGAAAGCAGCCCAGCTAGATACCACCACCCTCCGAGCCTCCGGTCTACCGCACTCTGAAATGGAGCAGATTCTCAAGTCCGCGGCAACCTTTGCGGCGTCCCTCCGCGCCGATTCGGAGGCCATCATCCACAGCGCTGGGGTTGCAGATATGGCCCTAAACGATGCCGACTATGGAGTTTCAGTTGCCGAAGCGCGATATGCCAACTCAGATCCGGACATTTTCCACCGGCTGGGtgatgagaagaaaaaagaggatGAGAAAATCCAGGATGAACTGAACTCAAAGTTGCAGAGCATTCAGAAGGGGCCTTTGCAGATTGAGGCCACGATTCAACGCCTTCTCCTTGGCTTACACAACGACACACAAGCCGCTGCCCCCATCTTTCCAGTTCAAAGCTCTTCCCCAACGGGTCCATCTGCTGAAGTGCCTCTACCTCCCAGTCTCCGCCCTTCGACTACTAGCCCGGTTCTATCGTCCAGCCCAGCTCCCGTGAGCCAAAACACAAGTGAAGACTTGGAACATATCCAGAGGCTTCGCAGAGCGCTAGAGGCAGCCAAGCAGCGCAATGCTGCTAGGGGTCATCATTGA
- a CDS encoding Rho GTPase activator (Bem2), putative, protein MPNRTSTVPNFDLISRKTESKKKKTLSPATPGDHNSDGLSPLRPRSPKSESSSPPFKGATIRPVAQDSDNKATGSNLSHSPSTGPAGPTTPSITAIPQHFPSPKDPRHARDASKSFFGNLKAPKSSHKAQRSDSSENSTEHSKSRGSSIERKTPMASKQYESTPDLPGALARANGNERTNGIPGHNNSQQTGAKKVATDLESAMPKKNKQRFANLLTRSRSIRVDDSSGTRPPRRRPSTGLGKLEEFGQSAPTNANPPRCATATTPARPERTIQGGLRPPERYADTLSLRKERSHGNMVPSGSLNQVSGASATIFSNLKSSSSGTADRIGKAGKGFFSKITRSGSTNEREMITDDSYICSVINLPLIEQARKTRIAKRIEDCRDKTEFWMPALPYRSIDYLNFKGCEEEGLYRVPGSGREVKHWQRRFDTELDVDLFEAKNLYDINTVGSLFKAWLRELPDELFPKSTQTMIALKCEGATTAPQLLKDELSKLPPYHYYLLFAITCHLNLLHSYVDQNKMDYRNLCICFQPCMKIDAFCFQFLVCDWKNCWQGCWTEKEYLEIEKKMDARDLRVSVELEAAKAKERASASHERAISSSSSSAGEESRQPSRQPSREPPRPEIDRPETDRPETARPETARPETARPEIARPETARTRKAPPNNIETAHNRSISQLPELGPPLSPIKI, encoded by the exons ATGCCAAACCGAACTTCAACAGTGCCCAACTTCGATCTTATCTCGCGCAAGACCGaatcgaagaaaaagaagacatTATCACCTGCGACACCAGGTGACCACAATTCTGACGGACTGAGCCCCTTAAGACCACGTTCGCCCAAGTCCGAATCGAGCTCTCCACCTTTTAAAGGCGCAACGATTCGCCCTGTCGCGCAAGACTCCGACAACAAGGCAACCGGCTCTAATCTCTCACATTCTCCTAGCACAGGCCCGGCGGGGCCTACTACACCCAGTATCACAGCCATTCCTCAACATTTCCCTTCTCCCAAAGACCCAAGGCATGCGCGCGATGCCTCGAAATCATTCTTTGGTAACCTCAAAGCACCCAAATCATCACACAAGGCACAACGCTCAGATAGTTCGGAGAACTCCACCGAACATTCCAAGAGCAGAGGCAGCTCCATAGAACGGAAGACACCAATGGCTTCGAAACAATACGAGTCAACGCCTGATCTTCCAGGGGCACTTGCCCGTGCGAACGGAAACGAAAGGACTA ATGGAATCCCAGGCCACAACAATTCGCAGCAAACAGGCGCCAAGAAAGTCGCTACAGATCTAGAGTCTGCCATGCCgaagaaaaacaaacaacGATTTGCAAACCTTTTGACCCGATCTCGCTCCATTCGAGTTGACGACTCCTCTGGAACCAGACCACCACGCCGACGCCCCTCTACTGGTCTAGGGAAACTTGAAGAATTCGGTCAAAGCGCACCGACGAACGCGAATCCACCCCGCTGTGCGACTGCGACTACGCCTGCGCGGCCTGAACGCACCATCCAGGGAGGTTTGCGGCCTCCTGAGCGCTACGCCGACACCTTGTCTTTGCGAAAAGAGCGTAGCCATGGTAACATGGTTCCATCGGGTTCGCTGAATCAAGTTTCTGGCGCCTCGGCTACTATATTCAGCAATCTGAAGTCTTCATCAAGCGGCACTGCAGATCGTATTGGCAAAGCTGGGAAAGGGTTCTTTAGCAAGATCACTCGCAGCGGCAGCACCAACGAGAGAGAAATGATCACCGATGACTCTTACATATGCTCGGTGATCAACCTCCCGCTCATTGAGCAGGCGAGAAAGACCCGCATTGCGAAGAGGATTGAAGATTGCCGAGACAAGACCGAGTTCTGGATGCCTGCCTTGCCATACCGTTCAATTGATTATCTAAACTTTAAGGGTTGTGAGGAAGAAGGCCTTTACCGTGTTCCTGGTAGCGGCAGGGAGGTCAAGCACTGGCAACGACGATTTGACACAGAACTCGACGTCGATCTTTTTGAAGCCAAGAACCTCTATGACATCAATACGGTTGGATCTCTCTTCAAAGCTTGGCTTCGTGAGCTTCCGGATGAGCTTTTCCCCAAATCGACGCAAACGATGATTGCTCTGAAGTGCGAAGGCGCCACGACAGCACCCCAGCTACTTAAAGACGAGCTCTCTAAGTTACCACCATACCATTACTACCTCCTTTTCGCCATCACCTGCCACCTCAACCTTCTTCACTCATACGTAGACCAGAACAAAATGGACTACCGGAACTTGTGCATTTGCTTCCAGCCCTGCATGAAAATCGACGCATTCTGCTTCCAATTTCTGGTATGTGACTGGAAGAACTGCTGGCAGGGATGCTGGACCGAGAAAGAATACCTTGAGATTGAGAAAAAGATGGACGCGCGCGACCTGCGGGTCTCAGTAGAGCTGGAGGCTGCCAAGGCAAAAGAACGAGCCTCTGCCAGCCATGAACGTGCTATCTCATCTTCCAGCAGCAGCGCTGGAGAGGAATCTCGGCAGCCTTCTCGGCAGCCTTCTCGTGAGCCACCTCGCCCAGAAATCGATCGCCCAGAAACCGATCGCCCAGAAACCGCTCGCCCAGAAACCGCTCGCCCAGAAACCGCTCGCCCAGAAATTGCTCGCCCAGAAACTGCTCGCACCCGAAAGGCTCCGCCGAATAATATCGAGACGGCACACAACCGGAGCATCTCTCAGCTTCCCGAGCTTGGCCCGCCTCTTTCTCCTATCAAAATCTAA
- a CDS encoding Zinc finger, SWIM-type: MSAPTGQLHRLSIGRNMPVTVLPARAARAGRSDTSNDDSERGEDRSSEESSSDGEEEEEDDDEESSNDERSESNSASVLATSGITYDLSQLDSESEARAIVGLTSRFDVVNCRSTPAGYDFQLSDQPRVHIGADSSTCTCAVFQDQPVGACQHIFWLVDQLHGCFLPTPRSTEVTLTPDGRPDRLPRIEDLLKDNLMSVATQLKWQYLREEDGMTRTEKVRDIFSAFSDRTLPEDTRRDLTETTEQARTAEQCVVQGDFEATMFRLAVHDDGVFNSLCKAMPAGACAAIYFDKVQEQSRRLLNDFDRYCATGELPANPVSPGLGVEVNDVVTQLQRSVSRIEVNIAMRAPHGSEGAAEALVSLLESVVARNNDPLEGNPLGRQSFHGEDEDQRNLYHLLIGSVETDSETDARHFVLHALDALPPVDLHQCANRLRDILRKIEVNRAPKPYLLHLGSLIRIAESAAAAAIGSGQKRPAVGNGNSGGYSKRTR, encoded by the exons ATGTCCGCTCCAACAGGGCAACTTCACAGGCTGTCCATTGGTCGAAACATGCCAGTTACAGTCCTGCCTGCTAGAGCGGCCCGCGCGGGGCGGTCAGACACTTCCAACGACGACAGTGAACGTGGAGAGGATAGATCTTCAGAGGAGAGCTCTAGTGAtggagaagaggaggaggaggatgacgatgaagaaaGCAGCAATGACGAACGGTCCGAATCCAATAGCGCCTCCGTCCTCGCAACGTCCGGCATTACCTATGACCTGAGCCAACTGGATTCCGAGTCTGAAGCCAGAGCCATCGTGGGCTTGACCAGCCGTTTTGATGTTGTCAACTGTCGCTCTACTCCCGCTGGGTATGACTTCCAGCTGTCGGATCAACCACGGGTGCACATTGGCGCGGATTCGTCCACCTGCACTTGTGCGGTCTTCCAGGATCAACCGGTTGGGGCGTGCCAGCACATCTTT TGGCTTGTCGATCAACTGCACGGCTGCTTCCTCCCCACACCTCGCTCGACGGAGGTGACACTAACTCCAGATGGACGTCCGGACCGCCTCCCCCGCATTGAGGACCTGCTGAAAGATAATCTGATGTCAGTCGCAACGCAGCTCAAGTGGCAGTACCTACGAGAGGAGGATGGAATGACGCGAACAGAGAAGGTCCGGGACATCTTCTCTGCATTCAGCGACAGGACTCTTCCAGAAGACACCCGCCGGGACTTGACAGAGACAACTGAGCAGGCACGAACGGCAGAGCAGTGCGTGGTCCAGGGAGATTTCGAAGCGACAATGTTCCGGCTTGCAGTGCACGACGATGGAGTTTTCAACAGCCTCTGCAAGGCAATGCCCGCAGGCGCGTGTGCGGCCATATACTTCGACAAAGTACAAGAACAGTCACGCCGACTGCTCAACGACTTTGACCGATACTGCGCCACCGGCGAGTTGCCCGCGAACCCCGTGAGCCCAGGTCTCGGCGTAGAGGTCAACGACGTCGTAACACAGCTCCAGCGTTCTGTATCCCGGATTGAAGTCAACATCGCAATGCGTGCCCCTCACGGCTCTGAAGGTGCTGCCGAAGCCCTCGTGTCTCTCCTGGAGTCCGTCGTGGCTCGCAATAATGATCCTCTCGAAGGCAATCCCCTGGGTCGGCAGTCCTTCCACGGCGAGGATGAAGACCAGCGCAATCTATACCACTTGCTCATTGGGTCGGTCGAAACAGACTCCGAAACAGACGCGCGGCACTTTGTCCTTCACGCGCTTGATGCCCTGCCGCCGGTGGACCTCCACCAGTGCGCCAACCGGCTGCGTGACATCCTCCGCAAGATCGAAGTCAACCGTGCCCCGAAGCCATATCTTCTCCATCTAGGATCGTTGATTCGTATCGCTGAATCGGCCGCTGCCGCTGCTATCGGATCAGGGCAAAAGCGACCGGCGGTTGGGAATGGTAATTCGGGGGGATACTCTAAACGAACCCGTTGA
- a CDS encoding Ribosome biogenesis protein (Rrs1), putative, protein MSDTEMANSAPAAGSKIERLPITVSKPTPYTFDLGHLLVNDPNPLELPADQTLNDSLKATARDGVQVLLNQLLTTCEIKTSVSEGVLLTLPAPNIHLPRHKPLPVPKAPTKWELFARKKGIGKFSQKPGAAGQDKERRKKLVYDEATGEWVPRWGYKGKNKDDENQWLVEVDEKKWKKEAEANAEGGNIRGISRTERKERIKRNERKQRSNEKRSNPARAK, encoded by the exons ATGTCTGATACCGAGATGGCCAATTCCGCGCCTGCGGCTGGTTCCAAGATCGAGAGACT GCCTATCACTGTCTCAAAGCCCACTCCCTACACATTCGACCTGGGCCATCTGCTCGTCAACGACCCTAACCCCCTGGAGCTCCCCGCGGACCAAACCCTGAACGACTCGCTGAAAGCGACAGCACGCGATGGCGTTCAAGTTCTGCTCAACCAGCTCCTGACAACCTGCGAGATCAAGACCTCCGTCTCTGAAGGCGTGCTACTCACCCTGCCAGCGCCTAACATCCACCTCCCGCGCCACAAGCCACTTCCCGTCCCCAAGGCGCCCACGAAATGGGAGCTGTTCGCCCGCAAGAAGGGTATCGGCAAGTTCAGCCAGAAGCCCGGTGCCGCTGGCCAGGACAAGGAGCGTCGCAAGAAGCTCGTCTACGACGAGGCTACTGGCGAGTGGGTGCCGCGCTGGGGTTACAAGGGCAAGAACAAGGACGACGAGAACCAATGGCTTGTTGAggttgatgagaagaagtggaagaaggaggCTGAGGCTAACGCTGAGGGCGGCAACATTCGTGGCATCTCACGGACTGAGCGCAAGGAGCGTATCAAGCGTAATGAACGTAAGCAGCGGTCGAATGAAAAGCGGTCGAACCCTGCTCGTGCGAAATAA